In Thermodesulfobacteriota bacterium, a genomic segment contains:
- a CDS encoding DNA-binding protein, with translation MRKEGAKSSTISSEKLHIENKTIFVDLKENDLGKFLQIAELSNDRRSTVVIPFSGFPEFLESLKKVAAEEPAA, from the coding sequence ATGAGGAAAGAAGGCGCAAAGAGCAGCACCATATCGAGCGAAAAGCTTCACATCGAGAACAAGACCATCTTCGTCGACCTGAAGGAAAACGACCTCGGGAAGTTCCTGCAGATAGCCGAGCTCTCCAACGACCGGCGTTCCACTGTGGTCATACCGTTCAGCGGTTTCCCCGAGTTCCTGGAGAGCCTCAAGAAGGTGGCGGCGGAAGAGCCGGCGGCCTGA
- the leuB gene encoding 3-isopropylmalate dehydrogenase, producing MKRILVLPGDGIGPEIIREATRVLAAVAKRYTVGIELVDELVGGASIDAHGVPLTDRVLELALGSDCVLLGAVGGPKWEGLDYSVRPERALLRLRKELNLFANLRPATIHSALVDASTLKREVIEGVDLLVVRELTGGLYFGTPRGVQGLPDGTEKGVNTMVYTTSEIERIARVAFDVARKRSKKVMSVDKANVLEVTELWRKVVTEVSRDYPDIVLNHMYVDNCAMQLVRDPGQFDVIVTENTFGDILSDEAAMLTGSIGMLPSASLGDGSSAMYEPIHGSAPDIAGKDTANPLATILSVAMMLRFSFELPQAAEMVENAVEAVLNKGFRTSDIYREGTKQVGCREMGKRVVDELEG from the coding sequence ATGAAACGTATACTGGTACTACCGGGCGACGGGATAGGGCCGGAGATAATCCGGGAGGCCACCCGTGTGCTCGCCGCCGTGGCCAAGCGCTATACGGTCGGGATCGAGCTGGTCGACGAGCTTGTGGGCGGCGCCTCCATAGACGCCCACGGCGTGCCTCTTACCGACCGGGTGCTCGAACTCGCCCTCGGGAGCGACTGCGTGCTGCTGGGGGCGGTCGGGGGGCCGAAGTGGGAGGGGCTCGACTATTCGGTAAGGCCCGAGAGGGCGCTATTGAGACTCAGAAAAGAGCTCAACCTCTTTGCCAACCTGAGGCCCGCCACCATACACTCGGCGCTGGTAGACGCCTCGACACTCAAGCGCGAGGTCATCGAGGGGGTGGACCTCCTTGTCGTAAGGGAGCTCACCGGCGGCCTTTACTTCGGTACGCCCAGGGGGGTGCAGGGTCTCCCGGACGGGACGGAGAAGGGCGTTAACACCATGGTCTACACCACCTCCGAGATAGAGAGGATCGCCAGGGTCGCCTTCGACGTTGCGAGGAAGAGAAGTAAGAAGGTCATGAGCGTGGACAAGGCCAATGTACTCGAGGTCACCGAGCTCTGGAGGAAGGTGGTCACCGAAGTGAGCCGCGACTACCCGGATATCGTGCTCAACCACATGTACGTGGACAACTGCGCCATGCAACTCGTAAGGGACCCGGGCCAGTTCGACGTAATAGTCACGGAAAACACTTTCGGCGACATACTCTCGGACGAGGCCGCCATGCTGACCGGCTCCATCGGCATGCTGCCGTCGGCGAGCCTCGGCGACGGCTCCTCGGCCATGTACGAGCCCATACACGGGAGCGCCCCGGACATAGCCGGGAAGGATACGGCCAACCCGCTTGCCACCATACTGTCGGTGGCCATGATGCTGCGTTTTTCGTTCGAACTCCCGCAGGCCGCCGAAATGGTAGAGAACGCCGTGGAGGCCGTCCTGAACAAGGGTTTCAGGACCAGTGACATATACAGGGAAGGGACCAAACAGGTCGGCTGCAGGGAGATGGGGAAGAGGGTAGTGGACGAACTGGAAGGTTAA